The Paraburkholderia sp. PREW-6R genomic interval CCGCAAACGTTTCGATTATAGGGAAACGGCACGAAGCGCGTTGCCGCCTGCATGGGTGTCGTGGACGTGGAAGGAATGGCGCATTTGCGTAGTGGCAAATAATTTCTTCGCACCTATACTTCTTTCGGCTTGAAAGCAGCTCTCTCCCAACCTGCATCACAAGCATAAGGAAGATCACGATGCTGACTCGCTCACTCGGCGCCCTCTGCACTATCGCACTCACAGCCTGCGCGGCGTTTTCGTCCGCACCGGCCAGTGCGGATGACAACGACGGTTTCTCTCATGACGACGGCGGATCCCACGGGCGTCCGGTCAAGGTCATGATCATTTCCATGTTCGGACCGGAAGGGCAGGTGTGGCTGGATAATCTTGGCCCGTGGCGCGACATCCCGGTTGATGGTTTGTCGCCGGACTATCCAACCGTCCACTGCAACAAGCAGGACGTTTGCGTGATGACGACCGGCATGGGGCACGCGAACGCCGCTGCGTCGATCATGGCGTTGACGTTCTCGCCGCGTTTCGATTTGCGGCATACGTACTTCATGGTGGCGGGTATTGCCGGGATCGACCCGCAGCAGGGCACGGTGGGATCGGCCGCATGGGCCAAATATCTGGTCGATTTCGGCATTCAGTGGGAAATCGACGGACGTGAGATTCCGCCGAACTGGAACACCGGCTATCTCGGCATCAACACCACGAGTCCCGCCGACAAACCGCCGCTCGATTACCGCACTGAAGTGTTCAAGCTGAATACGCGGCTTGCCGACACGGCGTATGCGCTGTCGCGTAACGTTGCTTTGACCGATAACGCGCAGGCGCAGGCCGCGCGCGCCAAATACTCGTATGCGCCCGCGAACCGGCCGCCTACCGTCATTCAGTGCGATACGCTGGCGGGCGATACGTGGTGGTCAGGAACCTTGCTCGGGCAACGCGCACGCGACTGGACCAAAATTCTGACCGACGGCAAAGGCGTCTATTGCACCACGCAGCAGGAAGACAACGCCACGTACGAGGCGCTCACGCGCGCGGCGCTCGTGAATAAAGTCGATCTGAAGCGTGTGGCCGTCTTGCGCGCGGGTTCGGACTTCGACCGGCCCTATGACGGCCAGACGAGCGCCGACAATCTGCTCAATTACGCCGCGCAAGGCGGTTTCGCGATTGCCATTGCCAATCTGTTCCTGTCGGGAAATCCGCTGGTGCAGGACATCTCGACGCATTGGAACGAATGGCGTGACGGCGTGCCGAGGCGATAAACGCGGCTGCCGAGTGAATGGGGCCGGGCTTCAAATGCATGTGCCTGCGCAG includes:
- a CDS encoding purine nucleoside permease, which translates into the protein MLTRSLGALCTIALTACAAFSSAPASADDNDGFSHDDGGSHGRPVKVMIISMFGPEGQVWLDNLGPWRDIPVDGLSPDYPTVHCNKQDVCVMTTGMGHANAAASIMALTFSPRFDLRHTYFMVAGIAGIDPQQGTVGSAAWAKYLVDFGIQWEIDGREIPPNWNTGYLGINTTSPADKPPLDYRTEVFKLNTRLADTAYALSRNVALTDNAQAQAARAKYSYAPANRPPTVIQCDTLAGDTWWSGTLLGQRARDWTKILTDGKGVYCTTQQEDNATYEALTRAALVNKVDLKRVAVLRAGSDFDRPYDGQTSADNLLNYAAQGGFAIAIANLFLSGNPLVQDISTHWNEWRDGVPRR